GCGTGTTCCGATTCCCCGCGACTCAGTGGGAGGCAATGGAAGGCTCGGCGCCATGGCGCCGAGCCTTCCCCGCCCTCAACGAGCGTGTCCACGGCAACCCGCTCATTTACTTCGACAATGCAGCTACCACACATCGTGCGCGGGCGGTGCTCCAAGCAGAGATGGAGTACTACTGGCATGCGAACGCGAACCCGGCGACCTCACTGCACGAGCTTGCTCGCCGAGCGGGAGAGCGTTACGAGGCCGCGCGCCAGACGCTCGCAACATTTCTAAACGCCCCAGATCCGGCTGAGATTGTCTGGTGTAGAGGAACGACCGAGGCCATTAACCTCGTGGCTTCTAGCTGGGGCCATAGCATGCTACGCCCAGGCGACGAGATCCTCCTCTCTGTGGCAGAGCACTACTCGAACCTATTACCCTGGCAGCAGATCACGCAGCGTAGAGGGGCCGTACTGCGGTTCGTGGACGTCGACGACGACGGTGTGCTTAAGCTCGACCACCTTGACCAGCTGCTTTCGCCACGTACTCGGCTCCTAAGTCTCGCACATGTCTCGAACGTGTTCGGCAGGATCCAGCCGGTGGTAGAGATCAGCAAGAGGGTGCACGACCGGGGCGCCCTGGTGTTCCTCGATGGAGCACAATCGGCTCCCCATATTCCGATCGACGTCCAGGCCCTTGGTTGCGATTTCTTCGCCCTCTCCGGTCACAAGATGACCGGCCCAATGGGCGTAGGTGCCCTGTGGGCGCGGCGCGAGCTACTTGACGCCATGCCTCCGTATCAGCTCGGCGGACACATGGCAAAGCGCGTGGAGCTCCTCTCCGGGGAGTTCGCGTCGGCGGCGTACAAGTTCGAGGCGGGCAGTCCCAACATCGCGGGGCCAGTGGCCTGGCAGGCCGCTATCGAATTTCTCCGCCAGATCGGCCTGGACAAGATCCGCGCGCATCATCGCATGCTCGTGCAGCACACGCTCGAGCGGCTGACAGGGCTTCATCGGCTCTCGATCTTTGGCTCATCGGCCGCAACCGAGCGCGTCGGGATCTTTTCTTTTGAAGTTAAGGGCCTCGACCCGGTCACTCTGGCGCGAAGCTTGGACCGGCGAGGTATTGCAATCCGCGCTGGGGACCTGGCCGCTGCACCCTTACTTCGGAGTCGCGGTCGAGAAGCCCTCGCCAGGGTTTCGTTGTATCTGTACAATGAGCCTGCAGAGATTGACCATCTTGCCGAGGAGTTGGAGCGGCTTGGCGCCTGAGCCGCACATGTAGCCGACCGGCCGGACGTGTCCCGCGCTCTGCGTGGCGCTTATCCCCCGGGAGGACGCGCTCGAGCGATGCCCTGGCGCTCGGCCTCGCCGGATGGCGCGGGGATATGCCGCATGCGGGCCTCCGTCTCAATAGGTCCTTTGTACTAGAGTGGTTCCCTTCACTTTTCCCGCTTTCCGTGCACACGCTCCCCAGAAGCCAAGTGTCGACACCGCCGCGGCCCTGCGAAAGGTCACCCGATTGCCAGCAATTTTGCCCCCGCGGCAGGCTATCCTCAGGGAGCCTGTGTGTCGGGCGCTTGTCCAAGTGCAACGCCCTTCGCATGTTTCCGTCGTTCGGGCCCTTAGCTCAGGTGGTTAGAGCAGCGGACTCATAATCCGTCGGTCCCTGGTTCGAATCCAGGAGGGCCCATTGGACTTAGCTATCGGCTATCAACACGGTGTGGGGACTTTTGTGGGGAGATCTGCCTCGGATCAGCATTCTTGCTGATTTACTCGCCTACTTCACCATCCTCAAGACCACCGACTCACCCACCAGCAGCTCGAGCGCCGCGGCGTCTTCCCGGAGGTAGGCCAACACCCACAACTCCACTCCCTCACCCCTGGTGAACCCCCTCACAAAAGCGCCTATGGCAAACCGACGGCCCGTAGCTGCGGGTGTGGGATCTTGAATTTCGAGCTCGAGCCAGACCG
This portion of the Gemmatimonadales bacterium genome encodes:
- a CDS encoding aminotransferase class V-fold PLP-dependent enzyme; protein product: MPSRRGFLSTLAAASVFRFPATQWEAMEGSAPWRRAFPALNERVHGNPLIYFDNAATTHRARAVLQAEMEYYWHANANPATSLHELARRAGERYEAARQTLATFLNAPDPAEIVWCRGTTEAINLVASSWGHSMLRPGDEILLSVAEHYSNLLPWQQITQRRGAVLRFVDVDDDGVLKLDHLDQLLSPRTRLLSLAHVSNVFGRIQPVVEISKRVHDRGALVFLDGAQSAPHIPIDVQALGCDFFALSGHKMTGPMGVGALWARRELLDAMPPYQLGGHMAKRVELLSGEFASAAYKFEAGSPNIAGPVAWQAAIEFLRQIGLDKIRAHHRMLVQHTLERLTGLHRLSIFGSSAATERVGIFSFEVKGLDPVTLARSLDRRGIAIRAGDLAAAPLLRSRGREALARVSLYLYNEPAEIDHLAEELERLGA